The proteins below come from a single Deinococcus humi genomic window:
- a CDS encoding diaminopropionate ammonia-lyase, translated as MTTDRPRTYFKPGRPMTVNTVPDPALLTFHRRLPGYAPTPLVYAPHLAAALGVRDAWVKNEADRLGLPAYKILGASWAVYRELETRYGPFAPWTTLEELALQLQPHLPLTLVTATDGNHGRAVARMARWLALEAHVLVPEDMVPVRIQAIEAEGAKVDVVHGTYDDAVAAAARRADHRHLVISDTAWDGYTRVPGWVVEGYGTIFREIDQQLADQGGQQPDVVAAQMGVGSLAMAAVQHYRAPARATQVVGVEPIRAACVLRSLEAGELTEVPGPHASIMAGLNCGNTSPLAWPSLQGGLSASVAISDAQAEDAMRLLARDGVVSGESGAAGAGGLLAVCVGDDTEANRARLAITPASTVLVISTEGATDPEAYARIVKAGTGEARPAADQRS; from the coding sequence ATGACCACAGATCGTCCACGCACGTACTTCAAGCCAGGCCGCCCCATGACGGTGAACACCGTGCCGGACCCGGCTCTTCTGACCTTCCACAGGCGGCTGCCGGGTTACGCCCCCACCCCTCTCGTCTACGCGCCTCACCTCGCGGCCGCCCTGGGCGTGCGCGACGCCTGGGTCAAGAATGAAGCGGACCGGCTGGGCTTGCCGGCGTACAAGATTCTCGGAGCGTCCTGGGCGGTCTATCGCGAACTGGAAACCCGGTACGGGCCTTTTGCGCCGTGGACGACCCTGGAGGAACTGGCACTTCAGCTTCAACCCCATCTCCCTCTGACGCTGGTCACCGCAACCGACGGCAACCATGGCCGCGCAGTGGCCCGCATGGCGCGCTGGCTGGCCCTGGAAGCGCACGTCTTGGTGCCAGAGGACATGGTCCCTGTCCGCATTCAGGCGATCGAAGCCGAGGGCGCGAAGGTCGACGTCGTCCACGGCACCTACGATGACGCGGTGGCTGCGGCCGCCAGACGGGCTGATCACCGGCACCTGGTCATCAGTGACACTGCCTGGGACGGTTACACCCGGGTTCCGGGCTGGGTGGTCGAGGGGTACGGGACGATTTTTCGGGAAATCGACCAGCAACTGGCTGATCAGGGTGGCCAGCAGCCGGACGTGGTGGCCGCTCAGATGGGGGTGGGCTCGCTGGCGATGGCCGCCGTGCAGCATTACCGCGCCCCCGCCCGGGCGACGCAGGTGGTGGGCGTGGAACCCATCCGCGCGGCCTGCGTGCTGCGTTCCCTGGAAGCTGGAGAACTGACGGAAGTACCTGGCCCGCACGCGTCCATCATGGCCGGCCTGAACTGCGGCAACACATCGCCCCTCGCGTGGCCCTCCCTCCAGGGAGGATTGAGTGCGTCCGTCGCCATCTCCGACGCGCAGGCTGAGGACGCCATGCGATTGCTGGCGCGGGATGGGGTGGTCTCCGGCGAAAGCGGAGCGGCTGGCGCCGGCGGCCTGCTTGCAGTGTGCGTGGGCGACGACACTGAGGCCAACCGTGCCCGCCTGGCCATTACGCCTGCAAGCACGGTCCTGGTCATCTCTACCGAAGGGGCCACCGATCCTGAGGCGTACGCCCGGATCGTCAAGGCAGGCACAGGTGAGGCCAGACCCGCAGCGGATCAACGGTCCTGA
- a CDS encoding ArgE/DapE family deacylase, whose product MPETLNDLLAALVRLDSTNPALVPGSAGERAIAHFVADWLAAHDIGAELDEASPGRLSVIATVKGTGGGRSLILNAHLDTVGTEGMPAPFEPVVRSGRMYGRGTYDMKSGLAACLMALLDAKAAGLRGDVILTAVADEEHASLGMQSVLRRVTADAAIVTEPTELCVSVAHKGFTWHEITTHGRAAHGSRPDLGVDAIAHMGRVLGQLEALAQELTTRQPHPLLGHGSLHASLISGGQELSSYPERCTLQVERRTLPGETPEATMQEIDALIVALAADPTFRAEHHLTLARDPFGIAQDAPIVQTLQAAATAVLGTSPAVIGQTFWMDSAFLAAAGIPTVVFGPRGAGAHATEEWVDLESLQQCRQILTATLRAFCA is encoded by the coding sequence GTGCCTGAGACGCTGAATGATCTGCTCGCGGCCCTCGTCCGCCTGGACTCCACCAATCCGGCCCTGGTGCCCGGCAGCGCTGGGGAGAGGGCCATTGCCCACTTCGTCGCCGACTGGCTCGCCGCGCACGACATTGGGGCCGAACTCGACGAGGCGTCGCCTGGCCGCTTAAGCGTGATAGCCACTGTGAAAGGCACAGGAGGTGGACGCTCGCTGATCCTCAATGCCCACCTCGACACTGTCGGAACTGAAGGGATGCCAGCCCCTTTTGAACCGGTTGTGCGGAGCGGGCGCATGTATGGACGCGGAACTTACGACATGAAAAGCGGTCTGGCCGCGTGCCTCATGGCTCTCCTGGACGCAAAAGCGGCTGGTCTCCGTGGGGACGTCATCCTGACGGCTGTCGCCGATGAAGAGCACGCCAGCCTCGGCATGCAGTCGGTGCTAAGGCGCGTCACCGCCGACGCTGCGATCGTGACCGAGCCGACCGAGCTGTGCGTGTCTGTCGCACACAAAGGCTTTACCTGGCATGAGATCACCACCCATGGCCGAGCGGCCCACGGATCCCGGCCCGACCTGGGTGTGGACGCCATCGCGCACATGGGCCGGGTTCTCGGGCAACTGGAAGCGCTGGCCCAGGAACTCACCACCCGCCAGCCCCATCCCCTGCTCGGCCACGGCAGCCTGCACGCCTCGCTGATCAGCGGCGGCCAGGAGCTTTCGAGCTACCCCGAACGCTGCACCCTGCAAGTGGAACGTCGTACCCTTCCTGGCGAGACCCCCGAAGCAACCATGCAGGAGATCGACGCGCTGATCGTGGCCCTGGCCGCTGACCCGACCTTCCGCGCCGAACATCATCTCACCCTGGCCCGTGATCCTTTCGGCATCGCGCAGGACGCCCCAATCGTTCAGACCCTTCAGGCCGCGGCGACGGCCGTACTCGGCACTTCACCTGCGGTGATTGGCCAGACCTTCTGGATGGACTCGGCGTTTCTGGCCGCGGCTGGCATTCCCACGGTCGTGTTCGGTCCTCGCGGCGCCGGTGCCCATGCCACCGAGGAGTGGGTTGACCTTGAATCCCTCCAGCAGTGCCGGCAGATCCTCACCGCCACCCTCCGTGCATTCTGCGCCTGA
- a CDS encoding GntR family transcriptional regulator: MPIPPPAAIRTRSLARDEVYRQLSAWIIDGTLQPEEALRDQDIAGQLGVSRTPVREALRRLEDEGFVETAANRWTRVAPLRAAHAAELYPVVETLEVLALRLAAPALTAQNLDVLQDLDLKLQHALRVGDACAAVDADTAFHTVWISRSGNGELQLALRGLKRKLRRIELAYFNAAASGQASLDEHDAIRRALRASDTEQAVLALQNNWRGSMQRLQRQLSC, from the coding sequence ATGCCGATTCCACCGCCCGCTGCCATACGTACCCGTTCACTGGCCCGTGACGAGGTCTATCGTCAGCTCAGCGCCTGGATCATCGACGGGACCCTCCAGCCCGAAGAGGCGCTGCGTGATCAGGACATCGCCGGGCAGCTGGGGGTCAGCCGCACACCGGTCCGGGAAGCACTGCGCCGCCTGGAGGACGAAGGTTTTGTGGAAACCGCGGCGAACCGCTGGACACGCGTGGCTCCTCTGCGGGCCGCACACGCCGCCGAGCTGTACCCTGTTGTCGAGACGCTGGAAGTGCTCGCCCTGCGTCTCGCGGCCCCGGCGCTGACCGCGCAGAACTTGGATGTCCTTCAGGACCTGGACCTCAAGCTTCAGCACGCCCTGCGCGTAGGCGACGCCTGTGCGGCCGTCGACGCAGATACAGCCTTTCACACGGTCTGGATTTCGCGATCAGGAAACGGAGAACTCCAGTTGGCATTGAGGGGATTGAAGCGCAAGCTCAGGCGCATCGAGCTGGCGTACTTTAATGCGGCAGCTTCAGGTCAGGCGTCGCTGGACGAACACGACGCCATTCGCCGGGCCCTACGCGCGAGCGATACCGAGCAGGCGGTGCTGGCCTTGCAGAACAACTGGCGTGGAAGCATGCAGCGGCTTCAGCGCCAGCTGTCCTGCTGA
- a CDS encoding AraC family transcriptional regulator, which translates to MDDPREWLRPAPDGSWPLEALLDSVPDLTFFVKDLQGRYVSVNDTLRKRCGAQHKSEVLGRTAAEVFMGEPGRRFNEQDVQTVREGRELRDVLEMYFGPQGEPIWCLTHKVPLRNIAGAVVGLAGISRDVPVSVERHEDFARVAEALSYVHTHYGQPLRVPVLAARAGLSDDSFERLMRRVCRMTPQQFLTKVRLDAAVNLLRDPERSISDIAHACGYSDHSAFTRKFHSVTGISPQAYRDRVRAVK; encoded by the coding sequence ATGGATGACCCCAGGGAGTGGCTGCGTCCCGCCCCCGATGGAAGCTGGCCGCTGGAAGCTCTGCTAGACAGCGTGCCTGACCTGACCTTTTTCGTCAAAGACCTCCAGGGGCGATACGTCAGCGTGAACGACACCCTGCGCAAGCGCTGCGGCGCACAGCACAAAAGCGAAGTTCTGGGACGGACTGCGGCAGAGGTTTTCATGGGGGAGCCTGGGCGGCGCTTCAACGAGCAAGACGTGCAGACGGTCCGCGAAGGCCGGGAACTCAGGGATGTCTTGGAGATGTATTTCGGGCCGCAGGGCGAGCCCATCTGGTGCCTGACCCACAAGGTTCCGCTGCGAAATATCGCGGGTGCGGTGGTGGGGCTGGCCGGAATCTCGCGCGACGTCCCTGTGTCCGTGGAGCGGCATGAGGACTTCGCGCGGGTGGCGGAAGCCCTGAGCTACGTGCACACGCATTACGGTCAGCCATTGCGGGTCCCGGTCCTGGCGGCCCGTGCGGGGTTGTCGGACGACAGTTTCGAGCGGTTGATGCGGCGGGTGTGCCGGATGACGCCACAACAGTTCCTGACCAAGGTCCGCCTGGATGCGGCCGTGAATCTTCTTCGAGACCCGGAAAGGTCCATTTCCGACATCGCTCACGCGTGCGGGTACAGCGACCACAGCGCTTTTACCCGGAAGTTCCACTCTGTCACCGGCATCAGCCCACAGGCTTACCGGGACCGGGTTCGGGCCGTGAAGTAG
- a CDS encoding EamA family transporter — MLKAPPLSSHPPQTARRDVSGVGLALISAAASGTLGLWGKLAMNLHLTTFTLLSWRFGLTALLLFALGFGRLSLRQRAELLLLSVIYTASTVLFFMALARISASTAALLVYLAPAFVILYGLLAHVRPSRWQVGALLCTLAGLGVVVGLPGAADRDLTGLLLGGVSGALYGAYLFASGHLARTASPLTVTAHISLVCAVTFVGLGAVTGQLKVPDTAAHWGIILAMLLIPTLVSLPALSEAVRRIGPARVSLLTTTDPVWATLFALLFLGEGLHVTQIVGGALILTGAVVAQRPAYGRAVEDLSSASPSAV; from the coding sequence ATGTTGAAGGCCCCGCCGCTGTCGTCCCATCCGCCTCAGACCGCTCGCCGTGACGTGAGTGGCGTCGGCCTGGCCCTGATCTCCGCAGCGGCGTCCGGCACGCTGGGCCTGTGGGGCAAACTGGCCATGAACCTGCACCTGACCACCTTCACCCTGCTCAGCTGGCGTTTCGGCCTCACGGCCTTGCTGCTCTTCGCCCTGGGCTTCGGGCGCCTTTCCCTGCGCCAGCGGGCCGAACTCCTGCTGCTGAGCGTCATTTACACGGCCTCCACGGTGTTGTTTTTCATGGCGCTCGCCCGCATCTCCGCCAGCACGGCCGCGCTGCTCGTCTACCTGGCCCCAGCATTCGTCATCCTGTATGGCCTCCTGGCCCACGTCCGCCCCTCCCGCTGGCAGGTGGGGGCGCTGCTGTGCACGCTGGCCGGCCTGGGCGTGGTCGTCGGGTTGCCGGGCGCCGCCGACCGCGACCTCACCGGGTTGCTGCTGGGGGGCGTCAGTGGCGCCCTGTATGGCGCGTATCTGTTTGCAAGCGGCCACCTGGCCCGGACCGCGTCGCCGCTGACAGTGACAGCGCACATCTCCCTGGTGTGCGCCGTGACGTTTGTGGGACTTGGCGCGGTGACCGGGCAACTGAAGGTGCCGGACACCGCCGCACACTGGGGCATCATCCTGGCCATGCTCCTGATCCCGACGCTGGTGTCGCTGCCCGCCCTATCGGAAGCCGTGCGGCGAATTGGACCGGCGCGCGTTAGCCTGCTCACCACCACCGATCCGGTGTGGGCCACCCTGTTCGCCCTTCTGTTCCTGGGCGAGGGGCTGCACGTCACCCAGATCGTCGGCGGCGCCTTGATCCTGACCGGCGCCGTGGTTGCACAGCGGCCGGCCTACGGTAGGGCAGTCGAAGACCTCAGCAGTGCGTCTCCATCGGCTGTGTGA
- a CDS encoding DUF2254 domain-containing protein: MGSHIYSRLWTRLTDALHSLWFLPGVMLILGIGLAEGTLLLDEHFQGRFRGTLLFFPGGGDGARALLGGIATSVLAVTGTVFSVTITALSIATTQMGPRLLESFTRDVHNSLSLGVFLATVSHAFMVLRGVRTPDNGPAFVPHLAIMVALVLTFLSLCVLIYFIHHVAASINVGHVIRLVHDDLCRTLLAQTTPGEGQDQPAVTPPRWTLQETVGAPRSGYLQSLDVEELTRLAQKNEAVIRLLVRPGDFVMKGTPIALVTPQAFAGIDATLTIGHNRTTNQDIEYAARKLVEVAARALSPALNDPNTAIAVLDHLGDALCLLQNRSLPNGQYECNGQLRLMVPLPHFPGLVEVAFNLIRQYGKNHPAVMIHMLEVLTRAAACLPDPVRREVLRQHAALAHQEGLQQTKTQHDQEAIERRYQRFLNLIEEMQSSQTCSPRAIEYHE; this comes from the coding sequence ATGGGGTCACACATTTATTCGCGCTTGTGGACGCGCCTGACGGACGCACTGCACAGCCTCTGGTTTTTGCCGGGCGTGATGCTGATTCTGGGGATTGGGCTTGCAGAGGGCACTCTTCTGCTGGACGAGCACTTCCAGGGCCGTTTCAGGGGAACCCTCCTGTTTTTTCCTGGGGGCGGGGACGGCGCACGGGCTCTGCTTGGTGGGATTGCAACCTCGGTGCTCGCCGTGACCGGCACTGTGTTTTCAGTGACAATTACAGCGCTCAGTATTGCGACCACCCAGATGGGCCCGAGATTGCTGGAGAGTTTCACGCGCGACGTGCACAACAGTCTCTCGCTGGGCGTCTTCCTCGCCACAGTTTCCCATGCGTTTATGGTGTTGCGGGGGGTCCGTACGCCAGACAACGGTCCAGCCTTTGTTCCGCACCTGGCAATCATGGTCGCGCTCGTACTGACCTTCCTGAGCCTGTGTGTGCTGATCTACTTCATTCACCATGTTGCGGCCAGCATCAACGTGGGGCACGTGATCCGGCTGGTTCACGACGACCTCTGCCGCACCCTGCTCGCCCAGACGACGCCTGGGGAAGGACAGGATCAACCAGCGGTGACACCCCCCAGATGGACCCTGCAGGAAACGGTGGGTGCTCCCCGCAGCGGCTACCTCCAAAGTCTGGATGTGGAAGAACTCACCCGTCTTGCGCAGAAAAATGAAGCGGTGATCCGGCTGCTCGTGCGGCCAGGGGACTTCGTGATGAAAGGGACACCGATTGCCCTCGTGACCCCCCAGGCCTTCGCTGGAATAGACGCAACCCTGACGATCGGACACAACCGGACCACCAACCAGGACATTGAGTATGCCGCCAGAAAACTTGTGGAGGTCGCGGCTCGCGCGCTCTCACCAGCGTTGAACGACCCCAACACGGCCATTGCGGTTCTTGATCACCTTGGCGACGCCCTGTGTCTTCTCCAGAACCGCAGTCTTCCCAATGGGCAGTACGAATGCAATGGACAGCTGCGGCTGATGGTGCCTTTGCCCCACTTTCCCGGTCTGGTCGAGGTCGCGTTCAATCTGATTCGGCAGTACGGAAAAAACCATCCCGCTGTGATGATCCACATGCTTGAGGTACTCACGCGGGCCGCCGCCTGCTTGCCAGACCCGGTCAGACGAGAGGTCTTGAGACAACATGCCGCACTGGCGCACCAGGAAGGTCTGCAGCAGACAAAAACACAGCACGATCAGGAGGCCATCGAACGTCGATACCAGCGGTTCCTGAACCTGATCGAGGAAATGCAATCCTCACAGACTTGCTCTCCTCGAGCCATTGAGTATCACGAGTAA
- a CDS encoding ABC transporter substrate-binding protein, with amino-acid sequence MRRKVLTVTGLLIGLNAFTAPALAQQVTLKFSAHWLSEQRRPTITRIIDTWNQRNPNIQVEYTGVPFDQIITKTVAGVAAGNAPDVVVLDIRTTKQRASKNQILDLTSLGANTIASGFYSNLWSTATYNGKQYGLPFVTDTRVLFYNKAAFKEVGLDPNKPPKTWDDLWNYALKLDKKDGARWVRMGFHPNFGEFGYPGWLTNAGDSFFDKNNEEARANNATAVKVLNWMKKWTDKYGANNYAAFKASFGGGAQDEFMSGKVPMVVRNGNYLTTLKVNAPNLQYGFVPVPTEDGKQDGTSSWGGGFNIEIPRSTKYPKQAFAFAKYLATEGAKVWAAEQNDLPGYQVARLANKNANFVKLANNLKYTFVDTVPVYAPSYENAINKAVDDVLLRNKNAKEALDEAQAAIAKLVTDGKRDAAR; translated from the coding sequence ATGAGGCGCAAGGTACTTACTGTCACCGGCTTGTTGATCGGCCTGAACGCCTTCACGGCACCCGCCCTTGCTCAGCAGGTCACCTTGAAGTTCTCGGCCCACTGGCTGAGCGAACAGCGCCGCCCGACGATCACCCGCATTATCGACACCTGGAACCAGCGCAACCCGAATATTCAGGTGGAATACACCGGCGTGCCCTTCGACCAGATCATCACCAAGACAGTGGCTGGGGTCGCAGCAGGCAATGCCCCAGATGTCGTGGTGCTCGACATCCGCACCACCAAGCAGCGTGCGTCGAAAAACCAGATCCTGGATCTGACCAGCCTCGGTGCCAACACCATCGCCAGCGGGTTCTATTCTAATTTGTGGAGCACGGCCACCTACAACGGCAAGCAGTACGGTTTGCCGTTTGTGACCGACACACGCGTGCTGTTCTACAACAAAGCTGCCTTCAAGGAAGTGGGACTCGACCCCAACAAACCACCCAAAACCTGGGATGATCTCTGGAACTACGCCCTCAAGCTTGACAAGAAAGATGGCGCACGCTGGGTCCGGATGGGCTTCCATCCCAATTTCGGGGAATTCGGCTACCCGGGCTGGCTCACCAACGCGGGCGACAGCTTCTTTGACAAGAACAACGAAGAAGCCCGCGCCAACAACGCCACGGCCGTCAAAGTTCTGAACTGGATGAAGAAGTGGACGGACAAGTACGGTGCCAACAACTACGCCGCCTTCAAGGCTTCCTTCGGCGGCGGTGCACAGGACGAGTTCATGTCTGGCAAGGTGCCGATGGTGGTCCGCAACGGCAATTACCTGACCACACTGAAGGTCAACGCCCCGAACCTGCAGTACGGCTTTGTGCCGGTGCCGACAGAGGACGGCAAGCAGGATGGCACCAGCTCCTGGGGCGGTGGATTCAACATCGAAATTCCCCGCAGCACCAAGTACCCCAAGCAGGCCTTCGCCTTCGCGAAATACCTTGCGACCGAGGGCGCCAAGGTCTGGGCAGCCGAACAAAATGACCTGCCTGGCTACCAGGTTGCCCGGCTGGCCAACAAGAACGCCAACTTCGTCAAACTGGCCAACAACCTGAAGTACACCTTCGTGGACACGGTGCCGGTCTACGCTCCATCCTACGAAAACGCCATCAACAAAGCTGTGGACGACGTCCTGCTTCGCAACAAAAACGCCAAGGAAGCGCTGGACGAAGCGCAGGCCGCCATTGCCAAGCTGGTGACGGACGGCAAGCGCGACGCGGCCCGCTGA
- the betC gene encoding choline-sulfatase: MPQPNIVMIMVDQMAHDVIGQLGHPTVLTPHLDRLAARGVAFVNTYCNSPICVSSRTAFMTGTLVRHNGAYDNGSEFPASLPTFVHQLNRAGYQTILSGKMHFVGPDQLHGFQERLTGDISPTGFDLTPDWNRGPHANPGTSVNRLRYPAVRPWSLQMSYDDEVLHSALVRLRQLSADAEGAEGNVASPFFLCTSFSHPHDPFLVPQAYWDLYEDRPIWPPDAPAQGFQAMHPYNQWIQIHHEADRFPLSDAEVLQARRAYYAAVSYVDGLIGQLLGELERLGMDNTLVVFTSDHGEMLGQHGMWFKRTFYDGATKVPLIVALPGPRSAARRTEVVSLVDLTATLLDYAGVQARPAHGLPTAGHSLRPLLEDRAVSWPERAVSEYFSEGTIEPMLMLRTARHKFVYVHHHVPLLFDLLDDPLEQRNLTGLPEAAELCRSLQAELLGDLDVDLLRRRILDSQQQRLLVVAGSPASPGWCHPVTRDASRLYRRASS, from the coding sequence ATGCCACAGCCGAATATCGTGATGATCATGGTGGACCAGATGGCGCACGATGTAATTGGTCAGCTGGGTCATCCCACGGTGCTCACGCCGCACCTGGACCGCCTGGCCGCCCGTGGCGTGGCTTTCGTCAACACGTACTGCAATTCGCCCATCTGCGTTTCGTCCAGAACTGCGTTCATGACCGGCACCCTGGTCCGGCACAACGGCGCCTACGACAACGGCTCGGAGTTCCCGGCCAGCCTGCCGACGTTTGTGCACCAGCTCAACCGGGCCGGGTACCAGACCATTCTGTCGGGCAAGATGCATTTTGTCGGTCCAGACCAGTTGCATGGGTTTCAGGAGCGGCTGACGGGCGATATCTCGCCCACCGGCTTTGACCTGACCCCGGACTGGAACCGGGGACCACACGCCAACCCAGGCACAAGTGTCAACCGGCTGCGTTACCCGGCAGTGCGGCCCTGGAGCCTGCAGATGTCCTACGATGATGAGGTCCTGCACAGCGCCTTGGTCCGGCTCCGGCAGCTGAGTGCGGACGCGGAGGGGGCGGAGGGGAACGTTGCCAGCCCCTTTTTCCTGTGCACATCGTTCAGCCACCCGCATGATCCATTTCTCGTTCCCCAGGCCTACTGGGACCTGTACGAGGACAGGCCCATCTGGCCGCCAGACGCTCCAGCACAGGGTTTTCAGGCAATGCATCCCTACAACCAGTGGATTCAGATTCACCACGAAGCAGACCGCTTTCCCCTCTCGGACGCCGAGGTATTGCAGGCACGCCGGGCCTACTACGCGGCTGTCAGTTACGTGGACGGTCTGATTGGCCAGCTGCTTGGCGAGCTTGAGCGCCTCGGCATGGACAACACGCTGGTGGTGTTCACCAGTGACCATGGGGAAATGCTGGGGCAGCATGGCATGTGGTTTAAGCGGACCTTCTACGACGGGGCAACCAAGGTGCCGCTGATCGTGGCGCTCCCGGGGCCACGATCAGCGGCACGCCGGACGGAAGTGGTGTCGCTCGTTGACCTCACGGCGACCCTGCTGGACTACGCAGGAGTTCAGGCCCGGCCGGCACACGGGCTCCCCACGGCAGGTCACAGTTTGCGGCCACTGCTCGAGGACCGGGCCGTCTCTTGGCCTGAGCGCGCCGTTTCGGAGTATTTCTCCGAGGGCACGATCGAGCCCATGCTGATGCTGCGAACGGCCAGACACAAGTTCGTGTACGTACACCACCATGTCCCCCTGCTGTTTGACCTGCTCGACGATCCACTCGAGCAACGGAATCTGACGGGCCTGCCGGAAGCGGCAGAGCTGTGCCGCTCGCTCCAGGCCGAGTTGCTGGGTGATCTTGATGTCGACCTGCTGCGCAGACGTATTCTCGATAGCCAGCAACAGCGCCTGCTTGTCGTGGCAGGCTCACCTGCGTCACCGGGCTGGTGCCACCCGGTGACACGCGACGCCTCCCGGCTGTACCGGCGGGCCTCTTCATAG
- a CDS encoding serine hydrolase domain-containing protein → MNKRSRPAPGEVGVQISLLAPLDQLITEGLPDVTSLLAAQHGQVVFERYYLGTADEPRELQSVTKSILSLLVGIALKRKVLNSLEQPVLPLLNWGGAVGDPRWSSVTFRHLLTMTGGLPSELTDPAYDDAWFTSPDPVGFVLTRPLLDAPGNTFRYTNAGAHLLGAALAGAAGMPLTAFAQRGLFTPLDIPAPPWSTDPDGRALASGGLFLTSRDLLKVGHLTLQDGQWHGKALLPPGWVHEMTRPHLKGYVWMEGIPDYGLMWWSAHEEGTEGWYATGYGGQYLAIFPARGLVVVMTGRPCNHPSHRHIVPALVRLLSH, encoded by the coding sequence ATGAACAAGCGGTCCCGTCCGGCGCCCGGAGAGGTTGGTGTGCAGATCAGCCTCCTGGCCCCACTGGATCAGCTCATCACTGAAGGTCTGCCCGATGTCACGAGCCTGCTCGCTGCCCAGCACGGGCAGGTGGTGTTCGAGCGCTATTACCTCGGCACCGCGGATGAGCCCCGCGAACTCCAGTCGGTAACCAAGAGCATTCTCTCGCTGCTCGTGGGCATCGCCCTCAAGCGGAAAGTCCTGAACAGCCTGGAGCAGCCAGTTCTGCCTCTGTTGAACTGGGGCGGCGCTGTCGGCGATCCGCGCTGGTCCAGTGTAACCTTCCGCCACCTGCTGACCATGACGGGCGGTCTCCCCTCGGAGCTCACCGATCCTGCTTACGATGACGCGTGGTTTACCAGTCCTGACCCTGTCGGCTTTGTTCTGACGCGCCCGCTACTGGACGCGCCGGGAAACACCTTCCGGTACACCAATGCCGGGGCCCATCTGCTGGGCGCAGCCCTGGCGGGCGCCGCTGGGATGCCGCTGACGGCCTTCGCACAGCGTGGGCTTTTCACTCCTCTGGACATTCCTGCCCCGCCATGGTCTACCGATCCGGATGGAAGGGCCCTCGCCAGCGGCGGCCTTTTCCTGACGTCCCGTGACCTGCTGAAAGTGGGACACCTGACGCTCCAGGACGGGCAATGGCACGGGAAAGCCCTCTTGCCACCCGGCTGGGTTCATGAAATGACACGCCCGCACCTGAAGGGATACGTCTGGATGGAAGGCATCCCCGATTACGGACTGATGTGGTGGAGTGCACACGAGGAAGGCACCGAGGGCTGGTACGCCACTGGTTACGGTGGGCAGTATCTGGCGATCTTTCCGGCCCGCGGTCTGGTGGTCGTGATGACCGGGCGGCCCTGCAACCATCCGTCCCATCGGCACATCGTTCCAGCGCTCGTTCGTCTGCTGTCCCATTGA